A portion of the Argopecten irradians isolate NY unplaced genomic scaffold, Ai_NY scaffold_0186, whole genome shotgun sequence genome contains these proteins:
- the LOC138312014 gene encoding uncharacterized protein → MGKNSNTRSNSRRGNHDNQQAKRQRQDDEQVSEIYDSITSIDNSESMDKLIDKLLNNSLFCKSIHAKLDIPNTVKDATKPLLEQLSHLTRRVDDLEQYSRRTCLKVAGIPEQSGENTDDLLINLFKDKLNIPLSYQDISRSHRVDSFRRSSNRPRDIIIRFNSYRTRAQVYDARFQLKPSHHNTDTPRIFINEALTAQRARVFAKARGLVRDRVAHKAFTKDGSIIVRDLSDKNHKLTTIEQLDALFPLNSDEAPRSFAPAGAPGSTSNSSPGLQSPISYSTPRSINPLTLSVTRGTDGTPVAAAVK, encoded by the coding sequence ATGGGAAAGAACTCCAACACTAGATCTAATTCTCGTCGAGGTAACCACGACAATCAACAAGCTAAACGACAACGCCAGGACGATGAGCAGGTCAGTGAGATTTACGACTCCATAACATCCATTGATAATAGTGAAAGCATGGACAAACTCATAGATAAACTGCTCAACAACTCCCTTTTCTGTAAAAGCATCCATGCTAAACTGGATATTCCTAATACTGTGAAGGACGCAACTAAACCGCTCCTTGAACAGCTATCACACTTAACCCGTCGTGTCGATGACTTGGAACAGTACAGTAGGCGCACTTGTCTTAAAGTTGCAGGCATTCCTGAACAAAGTGGTGAGAATACAGATGACTTACTTATAAATTTGTTCAAAGATAAACTGAACATCCCGCTCTCATATCAGGACATCTCACGATCCCATCGAGTTGATAGCTTCCGACGCTCCTCCAATCGTCCTAGAGACATTATTATTAGATTTAACTCCTACAGGACTAGAGCTCAAGTCTATGATGCGCGTTTCCAGCTCAAACCTTCGCATCATAATACTGACACTCCTCGCATCTTCATAAATGAGGCACTCACTGCTCAGCGAGCCAGAGTTTTTGCTAAAGCTCGAGGTCTGGTACGAGATCGTGTGGCCCACAAAGCCTTTACTAAGGATGGCTCCATCATTGTCCGAGATCTAAGCGATAAGAACCACAAATTAACAACTATTGAACAGTTGGACGCCTTATTTCCTCTGAACTCTGACGAAGCTCCTCGATCCTTCGCCCCAGCCGGTGCCCCAGGCTCTACATCCAACTCATCTCCTGGACTCCAATCTCCAATTTCGTACAGTACTCCGCGCTCCATTAATCCACTAACTCTATCTGTTACTCGTGGCACTGATGGTACACCTGTAGCAGCCGCCGTCAAGTAG